ATTTTGAACCGGCGTAGTGAATATTActtaaaataattttaaatttaGTCTCCGcactttttttagaaaaaataaaaacatgtcATCCTAGAACTTCTTTGTCGCTTTTTGCTCTTTTTCTTCCCTAAAACATGGTACTATCACTCTTATACAAATAAATGACCATCTATGTCCATGTGGCACACATACTGAGATACGCGGTATATGAAGGGTAACAAGTAATTTGATCCAACTGTTAATCTTTGTGCACAACTCTAAAGATATATTTCAACTATAGGGAAATAGCTTATATTAATGATTTCATTTTAATATGATGTTTGTGCTTAACATGCAGCTCATGGATTATTTCCTTTTTTCTATATGATGTTTGTGTTTAACAAGCAGGGGAAGGCCCAGGCTCAGCGGGCCTCGCTGGGGAAGGCCCAAGCTTAACAGGCCACGCAGGGGCAGCGGCAAAAGCCAGTGGCAAAAAAGCCTCGCTCGTCatttgctcaaaaaaaaaaaagttacacTTTGTTACTTTCAGAAGGCCCTTCACTCGGTGGGTAGTAGATCGAAATACTCGTGCACTTTTTTTTTAAGTTACTCGTACACTGATGCCATGAAGAGATGTATTGCTACCAACACTTTGACTCAACATGTGCTGAGATATACCAAGATTTTCGTGTGAATTACATGCCCATTGTGAGAGATGTTCGCATTTCTTCAGAGCTTGCTGCTGCTTGTGCTTGTGTTGCTCTTTGTTGTCAGCTGGATAGGTGCCATCCACTGCCTGCAGCTCGCCACCAGCTCGCCGGACTCTTTCTTCCGCACCTCCACCGTCACAGCCACCATCTTCCCCTTCCGGCCCACCACTCGCCCGTCCatctccacctcctcctgcgATTcaggccgccggccggccggagcagTGACGCAGCATCGTCATCAGGCGGCGTACGTGGACATATAAAAGATGGAAGATTTGGTGCGGTTTGCTACTGCCGAGTGTTGACTACGCACGTCGTGATGGGCGGGCGAGAAGTAGGACAGTCCGTACTGGACGGTGACCACGTCCGCGCCCAGCACCGTGAACACCGCCGCCGCGCACACGttgtccgccgccgccgcgatggCCCCGGCGTGCCACCTCCCCTCCGCGTCCTGCATGCGCGCAAGAAAGGACCAGGTCAGATCCGGGCTCACAGGGAGCATCCAAGACGCGGAGGCCGCGCGACGACGTCGCGCGCGTCGGCAGGCAAGGCAACGACGCACGGTGAGCGGGGCGCGCACGCGGAGCGAGCAGACGACGCGGCCGGGCTCGGCGAGCGAGACGCGGGCGCCGGCAGTCGCGAGCGCGGTGAGCGCCTGGCCCCCGGTAGCTACGGCGGGGTGGACGTGGCCTTCGCGGTCGACGCTGACGTCCTCCAGCCACTTCGTCGCGGTGGCGGCCAGCCGCAGCGCCCGCGTCTCGCCGGCGTCGCCCATGATGTGACCCCGCGTGCGTGCCAGCGCGCGGCCTTGTCGTCCTTGGGTGCCGGAATGCCTCTCTAGCTCGTTTTTGTTGAGTTGGTGCAATGTCTCGATCTAGCTACAGGTCGTGTGAAATTATTAGCTACCAAAAGGTGCGCGGTGCGCCACGTACGTAGAGATCTCTAAGAGATGCCCCACTGAGCACCTGCTGTGCCGTGTCGTGAGAGGTGAAGAATCATCATCGATGCTTGCAAGCCGTGAAGGAGCGATGCGTGGAGCAATATATGCTGATGCTGATCTGGGTGTTCTACTTGCCTCGATGCTCGGTGTTGCCCGGTGTAGGTGCGTCAGAGACGTGGGCGGCCAAGATTGTTGGAACACGCAGAGCTCACACTACGCCAGAAAGCAACAAAAGAGACATGTGTCTGCCAGAGACGGTCGTCGGTACCACCAGAGACATGTGTACACTATGATCTGGATACATAATATAAAAGTATCTAGAAAAAACTAAAacatgtaaggccttgtttagttggtgaaatgaaaaacttttaccattgtagcactttcgtttgtttgtggcaaatattgtccaattatagactaaataggctcaaaagatttatctcgcgatttacaagcaaactgtgtaattagtttttatttttgactatatttaatgtttaatgcatgtgccgcaagattcgatggggtgaactaaacaaggccttaacaaaGAAGAATGGAGGAAGTAGTACTTAACTACGCATAGAATAATGCCATCATTCTTTCCTATGTAAAGgagagaagaaagagaagagctAGCTCTTCATGATGAGGGcaccctcaaagagcaaaagtcaaCTTGCTATCTTATGtaaactcaaaaaaaaaacaatggagTCACCCAACAATGCTATATGAAAAATATGTAAGTGTTTTGCACGTATCTCCGTACATAATATTCCACACATATCTTAAACGCCTGCAGCCTGCCTCTGTAAGCGGCCGGAGCTTCACCAAGCAGGGGGCGGATGCTTGAACGCGGCACTGATGTCGCACTCACGAGCGAGCGAGGTTGAGCAGAGCGGGAAGAAGAGATTGGAGAAAATAACGTTTgggcactttggtggtggtaaGCGGGTAATTTTCGGTCCAAAGTTGTTGAGCTTATGACCTTCCAGTAGTATATTCTTGGTTTTGGATTGTTTTCTGGCTTTGCAAAGCTGGCCCTAAGCTCATTGTTTGTTTCAGCTTTGAGTTTTTGACTAAACCACAAGCTCTCAGAAAAGCCTAAATAATGCCATATATAACTTTCGTTTACGAGGTAAGTTAAAAGCGAGCGAGCCTGCCTGATTACTTTCATAACAGCAGCGTCTACCTTTAAGGATGGGCAGACAATTCCTTCCCTCATTTTTTTCATTTAGTTACACTAACAAGAACCAAGGATACCCGTTTCAAGCACCCGTCCCCATCCTTATCTACCTTCTGCTGTGGACCATGCACTCATTCCACTCATTCAGTTTTTGTTTGGCTGCACTCGTATCCACAGCAATCTACAATGTGTTGGAGTGAATTAGAgtgaaaaaataactaatttctACCTCAATCTACCCCAACACATATGAACTGAAGTGAATACAAGTATGTCCAAACAAGCCCTCAGGTGTACCTAGCTCAAGCCTGTaacaaacatttttttttcctACAACATTTCTACTGGCTTCGGCGAGAAACTCATGTAGTGTCAACCGGGGACGCTAGGATAGTTAGTTTCCAAAAGTCAGAAAACTGCTGAGAAGAGGACACCAGACAACAGTTAGTTTACAAGTATTTCAATCATGACACTGGATATACATACTGGATACGGTAATCGAGCTGTTGTTAAGTTGCTAGCATAGGTTAAGACTTTAAAACTCATGCTTCCATATACTGCTGCCGACATTACAGAGATGGTCACGGACCAGTACAGCTGCTCAAACACACAAGACACAGTACAACAGGGTCCAAAACAGCTGCCGAAACCTCGGCCCCTTCTGAACACGGACTGGAAATGGGGGGAGCCAGTGTGCCTATTATTTCCTCAGCATGCCCCTCCCGGTCCCCTAGTTCCCTCTAGGAGAGCAAGGAGACCAGCGAAACGAACTCAGAGGTCATTCTACCTTTCGATCTTGTGTTGATGACAAAATGCTCAGGGTACTTTCTGAGCAGCGCCAGAAGGCCAAACCAAGGCCTGCCCTTCGTCTCTGTTGGTGACCAGTCGTCTTGTGTTAAGTACTTTCGGACCCTGCTGGGGTGCCACACATTGCCAAACTGATCAAGAAGCTGCAAGTAATCAAACACAGTTAGAATATGGAAGTGGCAGTAAGTACAAAAGTTTCAAGAAACAGCGAGTTTAGGAAAATGCAAATCACATGCTATATTTGAAAGCAAAACCTGGAGATGTTAAGTAGAGAAAGGGATAAAGAAAAGTTCCATCAATGGCGAGTGGGACATCAATGATAGCCTATATGGGCGGCACAAGGGACCAAATTAAAAGCAACTACATGAATTCTTGAAACAGATACTGAAGGGTTCTTAAAATAGCATAGTAACCATAAATCATAACTTTGGTCTTTTGATATTAATTGAAAGGCCGGGCATAATGCCCTtgaactcaaaaaaaaaaacataaatcatAACGAAGAAAGCACCATCTCATGTAAAAGAGGACCCCCAAGGCTTCAGTTTCTGGGTGCTGATACAAAGTACAAACTGCACAACTGAAAGGCTTATGTTCTAAATAATAGATAACCTTGGTCTGCCTCATTTTAGCCCTGAATTTTTGGGCTTCTAGTTCTACCACATACCATTCCCACATCTGAGAATGGCCAGACAAGATGCTGAGCAACTAATAGCACATCATATCACTTTAGGGGGGGTAGGGTATTTAGAAATTGGTTAGAATACTACTCCCTATGTGCATCAATGTATTTGACATATTTTGTTTCAAAAAGAAGTCAAACTTCATAAATTTTGACCAACATCATTAGTTCAAAATACTTATAAAATTATGTTGATTTGTAGCAATTGACAACATGATCTAAGCGAAATCAATAGTCAAGCTCTACTTTTGATAACTTTCTTATTCTGCAATATGCATTACATCTAAGAACAGATAGAGTACATTGGGATGGGGAAATAAACATTGGGAACAGAATAGAACACTCCCTCTTTGCTTGCTTGCTACTGGATAGCCATACCTCGACAGGGATAACTTGTCTTGAACCATAATAAGTAATATCAAAACCTAAGAAAATCAATCACTAGTACACAGATATCTAAAAGAAaataacccaaataaaaatccgCATTCATAAATTACAGCTTATTCTGAAAAGGATCTTGCCACTACAACAGCTTGGTGCTACATTGCTTTTTTCAGTAACTTCTGTGCAACTGCTGCGGCTGTTGGGGCCACGCCACGCTTACAGCAGTCTACTAGGCAACATACTGTGCAAGTAAATTGTGTTTCTTATGTTAGTAGGATGGGTTTGCTAGCAGACAAGTAAGGAGTTAATATACTAGCAGTTTTGTAGCCTACAGGCACAAATAGAATGATTCTTCTGTACTTCAGAGTTTGTCTCAGGTCAGCTGTATACACCTAGAGGAAAGCTTTGGCATGACAATGACTGCTAACACAAGATGTAGGAAAAGGCAACATAACCTACGCTAAAGTTGAAACAATGCGTGCATTACAATTGTGCTGATGATGATCTAGATAGTCTATTTCAGATAGAAGCATCAGTTACATGATCTTACAGGGTAGGAATGCTAGCATTTTGACTAACATTTCCAGTTGGCATGCACCACCAAGTTTCTCATAGTCTATTTATGTAGTCAATCGAATTTAATTTCCTTAATGATGTAGTCCTGTGGTTCAGTCAGTTTATAAACACATGATAACACTAGTATGTCTGACTTGATTCGGTTGGTTAAGTAGCAGGAGACCACTGGGACTAATCAGGGCAAGTGATAAAAAAAAATGACTTCAGCATCAGAAATGCTGaggtatatatttttattgatTTGTATAACAAACCTCTGTATGGAGTTTTGCCATGGGCATCCATTCTCCAGGGCCGCAGAGGTCCGATAACACTGTGGCAACAGATGACACAACATCCTTCTCTTCTGCTTGAAGGGCTTGTTGGTTGTCAATATCCCTTTCACCCCTTGATCTTATGTCTGATCTACTGTCTGCAAACAAAAAGGAAGACATTGAGGTACCATGAAATAAACTATTTCAGCACTGTGGATAAAAAATTCCTCCCAACGGAAATAGCTCTAAAAATTAAGAATAAAGTACAGGTGTTTCCAATTGAAGATCTATAATTGGCAACAGCAACAAGAGACAGCAGGATTGACAAACTTTAATTGCATCATTTAGTGATTCTTAATCCTCGAAACAATAACAATATTATTACTATCCAGCCAAGGTAACACATTCAGATTGCTAGAATTTCATATTAGGAGGACATATATAAAAGAGATACAACTCCGTTTGAACATCGAAGAGGCTTCCAGTTGTGGGAATACGTATATAAATGATTATAAGGTACTCGTGTAACAAAAAATATATGTTTTTTAAATACTGGATTTGCATCAGCATTCACAAAGTGCTATATTTCTGTAAAGAAAGTATCCATAAGCATCCTTCACTGTAACTAAGATTTACCAAAGTTCCCTTAACCATCAAATTTTGCTAGGCTGTGTATATTCTAGGGTCTACACTAATATGGAATGTTGGCATATCCTTATTACTATGTGTTCTGAAGTCAATGCAACGACTAGATTGAATGACTGTCAACAGACAACCACCATTTAGGCATTTACTATTTGCTCCTTTCACTATACAACAGGAGGATGAGGAAACATAAATCATATCCAACAGAAATACACATATATAGTATAGATGGTACCTTCACCTAGTGTTCCTATTGGTTCCACATTGATTCTATGCCCACCATAGATATCCAAGTCTACAGAagacttcttgattctctttatCAGCTTTCCCCTCATCCCAGTTTCACTGATACCATTCCCAATCTCATCAACCTCTCGACCATAATCAGCTTCATAGGAGCGGTCATGAAACTCTGACAAACGAGGGCGGCCTGGCCCCCGTGCATGTGCATATGATGGTGGAGGAAGCTGCGGTGGAATAACAGGAGCATgccgagcagcagcagctgaggcGAAGATGGACCGCGTTGGCAGTAGAAAGTAGAACTTCTTGTCCCCAATCTGCAGCAGATCCTGCGAATCAAGCTTCACAGGAGGGTTTCCTGGGAGGTGCAGGACACCCTCAACAAGGCACCCGTTCTTGCCAATGACATCGAGCGCGAACCTGCGGCGCTGGAAGTCGTAGAATATCCGGGCGTGGTGGCGGGAGATGTTCATACCCCCACCGAGGCTCGAGAGATCCACATCCACTGTCGATTTCTTGCTGTTGCGTCCCAGCATGATGGAGTATGTCTGCATGTAGTACTCGAAATCCTCCCCCTGGAGCTTCGCAAATCCTGCATCCACTTCACCATCTGCGCCTGAAGACCCGCCGGGCATTGCACCGGCGCCCAAGGGACGACCTTGACGTTGGGCATCAGCGGCACACCCGATAATTGTTGCCACAAAAACGAAGTTAGTAGGATACAGTTACACTTGAGATTAGATCAGATCCGAATACAGATAGCCAAATAGCTTTAAGTTAGGGTTCGTGCGCTCAGTTGTGCACGCGAGGAAGAGAAGAAAGGGGGGCGAGCATACCTGATGCAGTCGGTGCTCCTCGCCGGCAAAGGATCCGACGAAACCCGGGAAGCTGCGAGTAGGGCGGCGCCGGTCGTCAAGGGTGTGTCCGGTCGCCTGGCCccgtcgacggcgaggtgaaTGTGGGAAGAAAAACAGCAAGCAGAAGAGCACACCTCAGGAGAGCAATTCTTCCATGGCTACTGGGCcgactgatttttttttttctacaGCTGCACGCGCATCACTGCGCTTGTTCGCCGGGGAGACAGCGGCCCATGAGACTGGTTCATTGTTTGTGTCTTTTCTGACtcttgttttttctttcttttttccttttgctTCTAACTACTTTCATTACTATCAATCATTTTATTTATTAATATTAATTTATAATTTTCGCAGATACACTAGTGAATCCTTTTTTCAATTTTGTGTCACTGGTCTAGGGGTAAAAATTGTTATTGGGCATTTAAATTTGTGTCTTAATTAAttctataatatttttatttcacATGGATATATCATGAGAATTTTTCTTCCAAAcatgtaatttttttattttggtgTTGGAATGTTTTTATTGTGTTTTTGGAACATATTTTCTTGTTGCAACATATGAACATATTTTGCTAGTTTATATCTATATCTTCTAATATTAAAGAGACAAAATTTCTCTCTACCTATTTTTTCGTTCCGATGTGCCCTAACCAACTCATAAATGTggg
This window of the Sorghum bicolor cultivar BTx623 chromosome 7, Sorghum_bicolor_NCBIv3, whole genome shotgun sequence genome carries:
- the LOC8060958 gene encoding acyl-coenzyme A thioesterase 13 isoform X2, with the protein product MGDAGETRALRLAATATKWLEDVSVDREGHVHPAVATGGQALTALATAGARVSLAEPGRVVCSLRVRAPLTDAEGRWHAGAIAAAADNVCAAAVFTVLGADVVTVQYGLSYFSPAHHDEEVEMDGRVVGRKGKMVAVTVEVRKKESGELVASCRQWMAPIQLTTKSNTSTSSSKL
- the LOC8060958 gene encoding acyl-coenzyme A thioesterase 13 isoform X1 → MGDAGETRALRLAATATKWLEDVSVDREGHVHPAVATGGQALTALATAGARVSLAEPGRVVCSLRVRAPLTDAEGRWHAGAIAAAADNVCAAAVFTVLGADVVTVQYGLSYFSPAHHDVRSQHSAEEVEMDGRVVGRKGKMVAVTVEVRKKESGELVASCRQWMAPIQLTTKSNTSTSSSKL
- the LOC110437119 gene encoding FHA domain-containing protein FHA2 isoform X2, giving the protein MPGGSSGADGEVDAGFAKLQGEDFEYYMQTYSIMLGRNSKKSTVDVDLSSLGGGMNISRHHARIFYDFQRRRFALDVIGKNGCLVEGVLHLPGNPPVKLDSQDLLQIGDKKFYFLLPTRSIFASAAAARHAPVIPPQLPPPSYAHARGPGRPRLSEFHDRSYEADYGREVDEIGNGISETGMRGKLIKRIKKSSVDLDIYGGHRINVEPIGTLDSRSDIRSRGERDIDNQQALQAEEKDVVSSVATVLSDLCGPGEWMPMAKLHTELLDQFGNVWHPSRVRKYLTQDDWSPTETKGRPWFGLLALLRKYPEHFVINTRSKGRMTSEFVSLVSLLS
- the LOC110437119 gene encoding FHA domain-containing protein FHA2 isoform X1; amino-acid sequence: MPGGSSGADGEVDAGFAKLQGEDFEYYMQTYSIMLGRNSKKSTVDVDLSSLGGGMNISRHHARIFYDFQRRRFALDVIGKNGCLVEGVLHLPGNPPVKLDSQDLLQIGDKKFYFLLPTRSIFASAAAARHAPVIPPQLPPPSYAHARGPGRPRLSEFHDRSYEADYGREVDEIGNGISETGMRGKLIKRIKKSSVDLDIYGGHRINVEPIGTLGEDSRSDIRSRGERDIDNQQALQAEEKDVVSSVATVLSDLCGPGEWMPMAKLHTELLDQFGNVWHPSRVRKYLTQDDWSPTETKGRPWFGLLALLRKYPEHFVINTRSKGRMTSEFVSLVSLLS